Part of the Imperialibacter roseus genome, GTCCAATACAAGGGAATGCTATCGTACGACCTCGGGTTTTCAACAAGCAATATCGTCAACATCAGGTTGCAAAATAATAAGCCTGAAATAGTGGAGGCCCGCATGGCAGCGCTGCCGGAAGTCGAGCAAATATCGAAATCCGCTATGGTCACCTCGCTTGGTTCGACCTGGGGCACTCAGGCCAAATACCAGGAAGATTCCGGTTTTGTGTGGCAAAACGGAATCAACGAGCAATACCTGCCATTGCATCGGCACACGCTGCTGGCAGGGAGAAACTTTGAAGCGAAGGCCCAAAGTGCTGCGGAAACGGAGGTCATTGTTAATGAAAAGCTGTTGGCTCGCTTTAATATCGCTCAGGATAACGTAGCCGAAGCGGTGGCTGAAGTGCTGACAATCGAAGGCAAGAGGCTTGCTATTATTGGCGTGGTCAAGGATTTTCACTACGAGACGCTGGAGGATCCTATTGAGCCGACAGTGCTGCGGTATGAATCCCAACCAGGTGGATATTTGAATGTTAAGGTGAACACAACCGACCTGTCGGCGACAATAGCTTCGCTGGAATTGGCCTGGGATGAAATAGATCCGGTTCACCCAATGGATGCGAAGTTTTACGATGAACAGATTGAACAAGCCTACAGCCAGTTTTCAGTGATGCTCAAGGTGATTGGGTTCCTGGCGTTTCTGGCAGTTTGCATCGCTTCGATGGGCTTGTTTGGCATGGTTGTATTCGCTACTGAAACCCGCCTGAAGGAAATAAGCATTCGAAAAGTGCTGGGAGCTGGCGAAGGCAGCCTTATTTACCTGCTCGGGCGTGGTTTTTTGTGGCTTCTTGGCATTGCAACGGCCATTGCTCTGCCTGTCACCTATTTGTTTTTTGACCAGGTAGTGCTGGCCCAATTTGCTTTTCATGCCCCTATCGGGTTCACCGAACTTTTTGGTGGAGTGGCTGTCGTGCTGGTGATAGCCTTTCTTATGATAGTTAGCCAGACGATGAAGGCTGCCGGCACTAATCCCGCCCAAATTCTCCGGAATGAGTAAACGTTCCCACATATCACCCCGTATCGACAGACCGCCCCGCTGGGCCACCCGGTTCCTGGAATGGTACTGCAAGCCTTCGCTTTACGAGGATCTGCAGGGAGACCTGCTGGAGTACTTCGGGCGGAATGTAGCTGCGAAAGGGCTGACCTACGCCAGGCTCATTTACATCATCGACGTGCTCAAATTCTTCAGACTATACACAGTGCAAAAACCTCAAATATTTAAAGGAATGAATCAGTTTATCTTACTATCCAACTACTTCAAAACCTCGGTCCGTAGCATGGCCAGGAATAAGCTTTTCAGCACCATCAATGTGGTGGGACTGGCCATCAGTATGTCAGTCGGGCTGCTCATGATTGCCTTCCTCACCGACATTTACTCATTCGACACTTTCCATGAAAAGTACGATCGCATTTACCGGGTGGGTAACACATACCAGCGACTGGAGGAGGACGAAAGCAAATTCGCTTCCACCTCTATTCAGGCAGCCAATCGTATCAAAAGTGATGTGCCGGGTATTGAGGAGATGGTGCTGATAACGAGAAACTTCCGTGGAGACGCAGCTTACAACAGTAAAGTCATTGCGATAGAGGGGCTTTATGCGCAGGAATCTTTCTTTTCTGTGTTTTCCTTTAAGCTGAAACAAGGTGATGCAGCCACCGTGCTTAAAGAACCGTATTCCGTAGTGCTGGATGAGACCACGGCAAAAAAGCTTTTCGATGACAAAGACCCGGTTGGAGAGCTGATCAAGCTCAACGACAAGGATAGCTACACTGTTACCGGAGTGATGGAGGATATGCCTGGAAATTCACATTTGAGGGCACCGGTAGTGGCGTCTTACTCTACTTATGAAATTAAAGAAAAGGAAAACGAAGAGTCGACCAGGCTCACTCGCTGGAACAACATGTGGTCTAACTACATTTACATTGTTGTCAGACCTGATCAGGACATGGAGGCTTTGCAGGCCAGTCTGAATCAGATTAGCGAAGATGAGAATAAAGTTGACGAGCACACGACTATCAACATGTGGCTACAACCTCTGGCTGCTATCGTGCCAGGAGAAGATCTAAGCAACCAGATCGGACCCAGCTTGGAATTGAAAATTGTCTGGATCATCGTAGCGCTCTCTTTCGTGGTGCTCGTTTCAGCTTGTTTTAACTATACCAATTTGTCCATTGCCCGCTCGCTCAGGAGGTCAAAAGAAGTGGGTATTCGAAAAACTGTCGGCGCCTCTGCAGGAAATGTCTTCACTCAGTTTATCCTGGAGGCTGTAGTCATCTCTGGCTTGTCTCTGCTTTTCGCTTTTGTGCTGTATTATCTTATTCTCCGGCCGAGGTTTTTGGAACTGGGTGAGGAAATCGGGGAGATGGTCACACTCCATCCTTCAGCGTTGACATTCTTATATTTTGGCTTGCTGGCAGTCATCGCAGGTCTTTTTGCAGGGTTCTTCCCGTCGCTTTTCCTGTCACGGATCAGCGTGCACAAAGTACTAAAGGATGTTTCGTCCCTGAAACTATTCGGCAACATCGCTTTTCGTAAGGTGCTGATTGTTTTTCAGTACACGCTGTCTCTTGCTTTTATTATAGGTGCTACCATGGCCTACAAGCAATACGACTTCGCAGTCAACTTCGACCTTGGCTACGAGACGGAAAATATTCTTAATATCGATTTGCTGGGCAATGATGTCGAGAAAGTAAGAACCGCTTTGTCTGAAATTCCAGAAATCACCGCCATGTCGGCTTCAACGCTTGTCACAAGTGTGGGGAGCTATTGGGGCACTAAGGCCAAATACAAGGACCCGCTGGACTCCACCAATATACATTACAATGGCATTGACGAAAACTACATTCCTATTCACGGGTTGGAGATCATTGCAGGCCGAAATTTCATTCCGCAGTCGGATAGTTCGGCGGAGAGCCAGATCATCGTGAATGAAAAGCTTCTTAAGCGATTCAATATTGGAGAGCCATTGGATGCCATTGGGGAGACGCTGAAGGTGGATGACAAGGACGTTAAGATAGTGGGTGTGGTAAAGGATTTTCACTACGGTAAAATAGATTCCCCTATAAAGGAATTTGCTTATCGTTATCATGCAGACCAGTACTACGTCATTAATGCTTTGATATCATCGGCCGACATTCCTGGCACAATGGAGAAAATTGAAAGTAAATGGGATGAACTGGACGCCATCCATCCTTTCGAGGCGGAGTTTTACGACGACAGGATTCAGAAGTCGTACGATGAGTACCTGATCATGGTGAAGATTATCGGGTTTCTTGCATTTTTGGCCATTTCCATCGCCTCACTGGGCTTACTAGGAATGGTGGTGTTTACGACAGAAACCAGGCTGAAAGAAATAAGTATCCGTAAAGTGCTGGGCGCAACAGAGCGAAACCTTGTGTTGCTGCTGGGCAAAGGATTCATAACACTCCTTATTGTAGCTACTGCCATCGCAGTGCCTGCTACCTGGTATTTTTTCAATCAAATAGTGTTTAACGACCTGGCCTACAAAGCGACCTTTGGCTTTCTGGAACTGTTTGGAGGTGTTCTGGTGGTTTTTGGCATTGCTGCGCTCGCTGTGGGCTCTCAAACTGTGAGAGCTGCCCGGACGAACCCGGCGGACACACTGCGGAACGAGTAGCGCCCATGTGATTAGATCTTAACACCAGGGGGACTAAAAATCCCCCTGTTTACGGTAGAGGGTCAGGCAACTCTAAGCTGTTACCAAGCGTAAGTAAGGTCATACTCCAACCGTATTTTATGGCCGTGATCGATTTGCTTGATATAGCTGCTTTCCAGTTAGCCTAATTTTTATTGTATGTGGTCAAACACTATGACAACCATTCCTACCAAGATTTGTATCGTTGAAGATAACTTTGTTATCAAAGAAGGCTACAAGATTCTGATCGACAGTATTTCTAAATACCATGTCGTGAATACATATACTTCTTGTGAAGAGGCCCTGGATAATATCGAAAGCGACGCACCAGATGTAGTATTGATGGACCTGGAACTGCCGGGCATGAGCGGCATTGAAGGCATTGGGCGCATTAAGAAGAAGCTTCCGAAGGCCAATATAATAGTGGTTTCGCTGCATACGGACAAAGAATCAGTTTTCCAGTCGTTCAATGCAGGTGCAGCTGGCTTCATGGCAAAGGCTGTTAGCTACAGCGATCTTCTTGACGGTATTGACGAAGTGCTACAGGGAGGCGCCCCTCTTTCCAAAGAAATATCACGCATGGTTATCGAATCTTTTCAACGCAACACAGACTCGCCGCTTTCCAGGAGAGAAACAGAGGTGCTGGAGAAACTGGCAGAGGGAAAGAGCTATTCCCAGATCGCTGATGAATTATTTGTTCACAGAGAAACCATCAAGACGCACATCAAAAATATCTACATAAAGCTGGGCGTAAAATCAAAAGCCAACGCCATTGAGATTGGCCGCCACAACAAGTACATCTAAGTTTCAACCTGAATATACAATTGGAAAAAAGCCTCATTAGAGGCTTTTTTCATTTCCAGCTTGCTCAATTCACCCTGCAAAGGAATTTCCCCTTGTACACATGCTTTCTCAAGCGGCCTTTCATTATATTATTTTCAATGAAACATGCTTTCTGTTGGAATTATTGAGCGCCCCACATTTTAAAATCCCACAAATAGGGGGAATTAATCCCGCAACACTTCGCTGACATTTGAGATTGGATACTTCCGCGAAGGTAGCGGACTCTTTCCGGCAGCGAAAACCAAGGACAGCGAGGCGACATGCATAACCTGTGTGTATCGAATGGCTTGATAGCCACAATCATTTTTAACTACAATCCAATTATTTTCTTATGAGAAAAATTCTACTGATTACAATTTTGTTTACTGCGACAGCATTAACCCATGTTTGGGCGCAGGACCGAACCGTATCCGGTAAGGTAGTCTCAGCCGAAGACGGCACAGAGCTACCTGGTGTGAACGTGGTGCTGAAAGGCACCGCAACTGGTACCGTCACTGATATTGACGGTAATTATAAAATCACCGTTCCTTCATCGGGAGGGACATTGGTTTTTTCATTTATTGGTCTTTTGTCCCAGGAAACTGAAATCGGCTCCCGTTCCGTCATCGACGCTAGCATGGAGTCCGACGTGAAACAACTCTCTGAGGTGGTTGTGACAGCAGTTGGTATTGAGCGGGAGAAGAAAGCACTTGGCTATGCTGTAACGGAGCTGAAAAGCGACCAGATAGCTCAAAAATCTGAGCCCGATGCTTTGAGAGCCTTGCAGGGTAAAATACCCGGCGTCAACATCATTGGCGCAGGTGGTGCGGCTGGCCAGGGTTCTAACATCACCATCAGGGGAGCCTCTTCTCTGCTGGGAAACAACCAACCGCTTTGGGTAGTGGATGGTGTGCCTTTTGACAACACCACCTATGCCACTGGCTCATTTACCAGCCAAACCACTACGTCCAACCGTTCCTTTGATCTTGACCCCAACA contains:
- a CDS encoding ABC transporter permease produces the protein MSKRSHISPRIDRPPRWATRFLEWYCKPSLYEDLQGDLLEYFGRNVAAKGLTYARLIYIIDVLKFFRLYTVQKPQIFKGMNQFILLSNYFKTSVRSMARNKLFSTINVVGLAISMSVGLLMIAFLTDIYSFDTFHEKYDRIYRVGNTYQRLEEDESKFASTSIQAANRIKSDVPGIEEMVLITRNFRGDAAYNSKVIAIEGLYAQESFFSVFSFKLKQGDAATVLKEPYSVVLDETTAKKLFDDKDPVGELIKLNDKDSYTVTGVMEDMPGNSHLRAPVVASYSTYEIKEKENEESTRLTRWNNMWSNYIYIVVRPDQDMEALQASLNQISEDENKVDEHTTINMWLQPLAAIVPGEDLSNQIGPSLELKIVWIIVALSFVVLVSACFNYTNLSIARSLRRSKEVGIRKTVGASAGNVFTQFILEAVVISGLSLLFAFVLYYLILRPRFLELGEEIGEMVTLHPSALTFLYFGLLAVIAGLFAGFFPSLFLSRISVHKVLKDVSSLKLFGNIAFRKVLIVFQYTLSLAFIIGATMAYKQYDFAVNFDLGYETENILNIDLLGNDVEKVRTALSEIPEITAMSASTLVTSVGSYWGTKAKYKDPLDSTNIHYNGIDENYIPIHGLEIIAGRNFIPQSDSSAESQIIVNEKLLKRFNIGEPLDAIGETLKVDDKDVKIVGVVKDFHYGKIDSPIKEFAYRYHADQYYVINALISSADIPGTMEKIESKWDELDAIHPFEAEFYDDRIQKSYDEYLIMVKIIGFLAFLAISIASLGLLGMVVFTTETRLKEISIRKVLGATERNLVLLLGKGFITLLIVATAIAVPATWYFFNQIVFNDLAYKATFGFLELFGGVLVVFGIAALAVGSQTVRAARTNPADTLRNE
- a CDS encoding response regulator transcription factor, producing the protein MWSNTMTTIPTKICIVEDNFVIKEGYKILIDSISKYHVVNTYTSCEEALDNIESDAPDVVLMDLELPGMSGIEGIGRIKKKLPKANIIVVSLHTDKESVFQSFNAGAAGFMAKAVSYSDLLDGIDEVLQGGAPLSKEISRMVIESFQRNTDSPLSRRETEVLEKLAEGKSYSQIADELFVHRETIKTHIKNIYIKLGVKSKANAIEIGRHNKYI